GATATCTGAAAtctgaatggaaaatgctggaaacactcagcgggtcaggcagtgtctgtgcagagggaaacagagttaatgtttcaagtcaaagaaTATTTGACAGAACAAAGGGTGCAAACAGCTAGGTTTTAAATTACATTGAGGgcaggggaggggtggatggtccagaggtgagaagaaatttctttagccagagggtggtgatctgtggaattcattaccagagACAACTGAGGATGCcaaatcatttggtatatttaaggtggaagttggtttaatcttgattagtaagagggtcaaaggttacaaggagaagacaggtgaatggtgttgagagggataataaatcagctatgatggaatgacagagcagacccgatgggctgaatggcctaattctattccaatGTCTTCGATAAGGTGTGTGTGATTTGTCTACTATGGCAAACCCTTTATAAAGGCCAGTTCCTCGTCTAAATACCATTACCTAACTCGGACTACCCAGTTAACGGAGCTGTACAAAGGCTTCCATTTCGAGGATTTGGCTCAGCTGAATGGATCCCAGTAGTGTCCTCTCAACCAAGGATCCAGGGACTAATTGTATCAGCATTGAAATGTGGTGTTGCAAGGAAACAGGCTCAAGGAAAAAGAAATGGCCAATAAAATAAACACACCAGCCAGAAAATTGGAAAAATAAGGAATGAATGTTTTTGATGTATTAAATCACATAGTGACTTGTAAATGCAGATTATCCAAGTTCTTGCTAATAATGAAACCAACACATTGTGAAGATATATCCCCAcaagagtggaacccagtgtggtcttccgctgctgtagcccgtccacttcaaggtttgacgtgttgtgcatcagagacgctcttctgcacaccactgttgtaacgtgtggttatttgagttactgtcatcttcctgtcagcttgaaccagtctagccattcttctctgacctctctcattaacaaggcatttttgcccacagaactgctgctcatcaaatatttttgtttttcacacaattctctgtaaactctagagactgttgtgcatgaaaatcccaggagatcagcagtttctgagatactcaaaccagcctgtCTGGTAATATCAATCATTccaaatcacttagatcacatttcttccccattctgatgtttggtctgaacaagtgaagctcttgaccatttctgcatgatttttgaggagagattgagtcgcctggaattgtactcactggaattcagaaggatgagaggagatactatagaaacatataaaattatgaaaggcatagataagatagaggcaggaaagttgtttccattggtaggtgatactagaactaggggacatagcctcaagatttgggggaatagagttaggatggagatgaggaggaactgcttttcccagagagtggtggatctgtggaattctctgcccaacgaagcagtggaggctgcctcagtaaatatatttaagacaaggttggatagatttttacattgtaggggaattaagggttatggggaaaaggcagataggtggagatgagtccatggtcagatcagccatgatcttattgaatggcagagcaggctcattgggccagatggcctactccttctcctatttcttatgttcttatgtttatgcattgagctgctgccacatgattggctgataagatatttgcattaatgagcaggtgtacctaataaaatgggcaCTGAGTGTACACGTAGGTTATACCCACACATTGTGAACACAAAGTCACATGATCAGCTGCACATTATGTACAAACCATGTCCCATTTGGGAGGTGAGGATTTACAGTGAGAAAGCCTGTCTGACACACTGAAGTGCTGGGTCATGGACTGTAGTTTTGGTGTACTCTGGGCCAGGGTCTCGTTGCTGTtgcctgggggtggggtggggtggggtgcagTGCGGTGCTTCTGCTGGTGTGAAAGGGCAAGGGTCGATGCTCTTGCTGCTGCTTgggtgaagggagggggaggagaggccttgggggctttgatgtttctatcgttcattctatggggtttttgttttgtggatgtctgtgaagagtaagaatttcaggttgtatactgtatgtattCTCTGATATTATAATGAATCTTTGAGCCTTCGAAACTTCATTGGTCCAGTGTACATTGAGAACCAGTGAAAAGCCTCAATCTATGTTAAGTATAgtaagtagatttattatcaaagtacacatatgtcaccatatacaaacctgagattcattttcttgtgggtgttcacagtaaatgcaaagaaacaaaaaaaaagcaataaatatcgaaaacatgagatgaagagcccttgaaagtgattccataagTTGTGCGAATGGTGCATTGAGTGAATATGAGTGGaattatccattctggttcagaagcctgatgtttgaggggtaatagctgttcttgaacctggtggtgtgagtcctgtggttcgtgtacctccttcccgatgacagcagtgagaggagagcatgtcctgggtgatgggtgatgggggacctgatgatggatgctgctttcctgcaacagtgctccatgtagatgtgctcaaaggtggggaggactgggcagaatccactgctttttgtaggcttttctgttcaagggcattggtgttttcataccaggcctgTTGGCAGAAGGTACACCCTTTCAACTATAAAGACCTTTCCCAAACTCTGTGCTTCTGCCAGTTTCTCGTGTGATGTTTCTACCCATTTTTGGGTCTTTCTACAATTGATTAATtctccatggtctcctcttccaccacaatgagaccactctcagagtGGAGAACAACACTTCatgttctgtttgggtagcctccaacctgatagcatgaacatcgattacaCCTaattttttgttttctcttttcttttcccctctctcttcccacttctGTTCCCCCTTCTGGCCCCTTAcgtcttcttctcacctgcctgtcaccttcccctgggtccccttcttctttcctttctcccatggtccactcttctctcctatcagactcctccttctccagccctttatctttcccgtacaccaggcttcacctatcatctccaactagcttccttcccctacccccacttattattctggcatcttcccccttcctttctagttctgaagaaggatctcggcccggaATGTCTCTGCTCAAAATgtacatttactttgaagctttgaaacaagctagaaggtgatagatgaagccaagataaagggctgaagaacaaagaaaagtacagaacagtacaggccctttggcccataatgttgtgccgaccctcaaaccctgcctcccatataagcccccaccttaaattcctccatatacctgtctagtagtctcttaaacttcactagtgtatctgcctccaccactgactcaggcagtgcattccacgcaccaaccactctctgagtaaaaaaaccttcctctaatatcccccttgatcttcccaccccttaccttaaagccatcgcctcttgtattgagcagtggtgccctggggaagaggcactggctatccactctatctattcctcttattatcttgtacacctctatcatgtctcctctcaacctctttctctccaaagagtaaagtcctagctcccttaacctctgatcataatgcatactctctaaaccaggcagcatcctggtaaatctcctctgtaccctttccaatgcttcctcatccttcctatagtgaggtgaccagaactggacacagtactccaagtgcggcctaaccagagttttatagagctgcaatattaccccgcgactcttaaactctatccctcgacttatgaaagctaacaccccataagctttcttaactaccctatccacctgtgaggcaactttcagggatctgtggacacgtaccccgagatccctctgctcctccacattaccaagtatcctgccatttactttatactctgccttggagtttgtccttccaaagtgtaccacctcacacttctccgggttgaactccatctgccacttctcagcccactgaaggaatctgataggagaggagagtggaccatcggagaaaggaaagaaggaggggcCCCATGAGAAGGCGATTGGCATGTGaggagaagatgtaagaggccagagtgaggaataaaagagggaaaggggtggggaaaagtaaaagaggaaaaaaaacaaaggagggtcctccttccctccccacccacctttttattctggcattttctccttattttccagtcctcatgaaggctctcggcctgaaacgacgaCTGATTGtgtattttcatagatgctgcctgccctgccctgttcctccagcattttgtgtgtgtttccagcatctgcagaatctcttgtgttcacggTTAACTCTCATCTGTCCAGGTCACCTGGATTCCTTGTGATGAATAAAACGACAGCCACGTGCTGGATGCTCGTTCTGTTGGTGGCCATCCTTTGCGAAGGTGTGACCTgcaagggagggagaggaggagcccGAGGCTCGGCGCGTGGCTCAGCTCGCGGGCGATTCCGCGCTACGCGAGTGCGGCCCAAGTACTCCAGCTGGAGCCGGTCCTACGGCTCCAGGGCGCGGGTGGCTGCGGCAGGGGCCGCTGCCGGCGTTGCGGCTGGAGTCATGGCCGGGAGGCTGCAGAGATCCAGGCTGACCTGGGACGAGGGCATCCAGGGGTACGTAAGCAAGAACTGTTCTCTGGAGAGGAACTGCACGTCAGAAGCGGGAGTCTATGGTTATAGAGCGTGGACATCTTCTGCTGTGACATTGTGGTTTTCCTCTAGTTTACCACCCATGTGCGTTCTACTGACCTTGAAATATTTCCACTTGTAAGTGTGGTTTCCAGTTCTAACTTTATCACTGCCGCAGTGGCCAAGTCCTTCTCTGGAAGGTTCATTAGTTTAGTCTCCTAAATGTTGTAGCACCAAATGGTTTCATGTAATACGTGGTATCGAGTGTAAAATTTCCAGAGCAGTTCCCCAAGTAATGCAAACACGGTTATTAGGAAATTTCTGTCGTTATCTGGGTACAAGTGGATAAAAATATGACGAATAGTTTCAGAGTTTTGCAGTTATCGCTGAGGTTCAGGTACAACTTCCCCATCAGGCACCTACCCTCCTCATAAATCTCCCCAAAGGCTCAACTGTGGGCAGGTGGCAGTGTTGTGGTACTTTATAAACATTGGATTTTCACTAAAGTTGGCAAAAAAAAGTAAGATTTCACCTTGAATTCAGATGTTACAGAGTTCAGCAACGGATTAAAGTTTTGTGTTTTTCCATTGGGCGTTATAACCAAAACAGCTAGAGATGATGCATGGACCCAGCCCCCTGTAACTCCATTGGTTTAACTGAGAAAGGAATACTCAGGCTGCTATTATTTCCAATAATTAATCCAGGCTTGTACGAATACGCCTATCAGTGAATGAAATGTTGTCAAAAGTGGGCATAAAATAAAACTTAATCAATACTCAATGTCTCCACTTTGCAAGTAACATAGGCCCATCCATATTACAATTTCCTGCTGCTGAATTGTCGTTTAGGACAAATTCTGGTGAGTAAAAACCATGTCTTTATTTTGTATTCATTAATTTAATAAGGTAACTGTTACTATAGTGTGTTTGTGTAGAGTTTCTAGCCTTGAACCTTTGAAAGTTGAAGGCTAGGTGACACTTGAAGTCACTCATATATGACAGGAAGAGGAtgcaggaaagagaaacaggagcAGGTTCCATTTCCTTAAGGGTCAAAGGTCAAgggtcaactttattcaccatagacatttacatgtattaggaatttgccatGGTCAGGATGCGACATCCAACAAAAAAAcatcattcaacaattataacaaagaattatataaaaataaaattagaggttaaaacacagatatggaataaaatgtgcataaattaaTAATTAccggcatgtatttacaatgtaaacagcattatgaaaagtggtttaaagtgtgtacagtgcagtgactggtgAAATAAAAGAGGCTGGgagggggctaactagaatggttgatcagataaaCTGCCTGGAGGAAGATACTTTTAAGATAATGTGAATTTTCTGGTTTAATAGCGTgctagcactttccagaagggaggttTTGGAAGAGGCAGTTTGTagggtgacacacatcaaagttgctggtgaacgcagcaggccaggcagcatctctaggaagaggtacagtcgacgtttcaggcagagacccttcgtcaggactaactgaaggaagagtgagtaagggatttgaaagttggatggggagggggagatccaaaatgataggagaagacaggagtgggagggatagagccaagagctggacaggtgataggcaaaagggatacgaggggatcatgggacaggaggtccgggaagaaagacaggtggggggggacccagaggatgggcaaggggtatattcagagggacagagggagaaaaaggagagtgagagaaagaatgtgtgtataaaaatgagtaacagatggggtacgagggggaggggggcattagcggaagttagagaagtcgatgttcatgccatcaggttggaggcaacccagacagaatataaggtgttgttcctccaacctgagtgtgacttcatctttacagtagaggaggccgtggacagacatgtcagaatgggaatgggatgtggaattaaaatgtgtggccactgggagatcctgctttctctagcggacagagcgtagatgttcagcaaagcggtctcccagtctgcgtcgggtctcgccaatatataaaaggccacatcgggagcaccggacgcagtatatcaccccagtcgactcacaggtgaagtgttgcctcagctggaaaggctgtttggggccctgaatggtggtaagggaggaagtgtaagggcatgtgtagcacttgttccgcttacacggataagtgccaggagggagatcagtggggagggatgggggggacgaatggacaaggga
The DNA window shown above is from Mobula hypostoma chromosome 18, sMobHyp1.1, whole genome shotgun sequence and carries:
- the sprn gene encoding shadow of prion protein; its protein translation is MNKTTATCWMLVLLVAILCEGVTCKGGRGGARGSARGSARGRFRATRVRPKYSSWSRSYGSRARVAAAGAAAGVAAGVMAGRLQRSRLTWDEGIQGYVSKNCSLERNCTSEAGVYGYRAWTSSAVTLWFSSSLPPMCVLLTLKYFHL